Proteins encoded within one genomic window of Pongo pygmaeus isolate AG05252 chromosome 6, NHGRI_mPonPyg2-v2.0_pri, whole genome shotgun sequence:
- the LOC129041558 gene encoding collagen alpha-1(I) chain-like: protein MVALRALDAAGRHGGAGGRGGGIAVGEESRGSPSPKHTPAASARGEGKAAKTNVQRPQPPGWARCGGHGRGRKEPGAAAATAPGIALTGQPPGSRSPEGRSQPSPQPSRGCTHGRTRQLQGGPGPLLLGTRVERKGLEVLALLGVRATANAAAAAASTHSSLGMATNSPQPHPAPGTTSQRPGPGSCRSEHFHWLRRSPPELE, encoded by the exons ATGGTGGCTCTGCGGGCCCTGGACGCCGCCGGCCGACACGGAGGCGCGGG GGGGAGGGGCGGGGGTATCGCTGTGGGGGAGGAGTCTCGGGGCTCCCCCTCCCCAAAGCACACCCCCGCCGCCTCGGcgaggggggaggggaaggctGCGAAAACAAACGTCCAACGGCCCCAACCGCCCGGCTGGGCTCGGTGTGGCGGTCACGGCCGGGGCCGCAAGGAACCCGGAGCCGCTGCCGCCACCGCTCCAGGCATCGCGCTGACAGGGCAACCGCCTGGATCACGCAGCCCCGAGGGCCGCTCGCAGCCTTCTCCTCAGCCCTCGCGGGGCTGCACGCACGGGAGAACCCGGCAGCTGCAGGGAGGGCCGGGACCCCTGCTTCTGGGGACCAGGGTAGAGAGAAAGGGCCTCGAGGTGCTGGCGCTCCTCGGAGTCCGCGCCACCGCaaacgccgccgccgccgccgcttcTACCCACTCCTCACTCGGAATGGCAACTAATTCGCCCCAGCCGCACCCCGCCCCCGGCACCACCTCCCAGCGCCCAGGACCCGGCAGCTGCCGCAGCGAGCACTTCCATTGGCTTAGGCGCTCCCCACCAGAACTCGAGTGA